tcactagagccatgagcaagaggctccaacaGGATTGGGTTAGAActgctgaagaaggccttaggattctcatgaacctcaaggTAAATTTCTTAGCCCATGAGctaaggttgggtccaattatctttgtacatattagactaggatgtcattatatttggtccttgtatttagggctccataatgtaggtagggtaccctagaagtataggatttttcagcccttgtattttagggtgATTTTAGGCAGTCTTCTTGCTAAGTTAACCTGCACATTAAAAGGATTCCAAAAAAATGTTCAAGTGATTGAcgttagaaaaggaaatttgcTTCCTAACCATAGAGCCCATGTTACACCATAGAGCACTTCTTAAGTCTCAAGCATAAACTAACTTGAAAACAGTAAAGGGAATTTGAAAAGTTggaaataatagaaattaaagcTAGTAAATTGCAAAAAGATAATGATTGGAAATAAGATAAGttgatttgaatttgagttGAAGGTCCTTTAAGTTGTTacaatttgaatatttatagaTGAGTAAGCTGATCCACATATATAAATCAAGATTCACCACTGTAAATGATTTCCCCCACTACTAAGCCTTGCTACTTAAGTTTAGGGATCTTAGATTCTAACCACTCCACTCAATTTTGACCCCTCAATCCTTATCTTTTCACGAGTCAGCAACTAACGGAATTCTTCAATTAAGCTTTAACAAGTCTGCGGCTCAATACTTTATCTCAATCATCATTCTGTATGTTATCGGCAACCAATCATTTATCAAGATTGCCCTTTACCTTTAAAGTGTAATGCTAAGTTACcgaatttttaaatttggttgccaacaaaagagaaatatattatttattcaaggAGACAAGCTAGACAACAAAGTTGTCACATAACCAAATATAAAATCCTATCATAGTAAAAATTTTCCTAATAAAATCATATCCCCTTCAACAAAAACCTATCCTAAGacttaagagagagagagagagcataaTCTCTTATAACTTGAGTTTGTCTTTAGGGTTTTAGTTCCTgccttcaaaataataaaaagaataaacaaaaaatagtaaatagaaAAATCTAATAAAAGTAATGAAGCAATATACAtgcataacaaaaaaataggaGTAATTTAGTAATTATGTGTCTCGGGTACGATGATGGGTACAAATATGAAACAGGTAGGTACATACTCGTACCTGTGCCCTATCAAATTTGGGATTATTCACAAAGTTGGGGCAGGTGTGGGACAGTACCCACAACTACGGTTTGGTTGCAATGTCTAATGAATTTacaaaatattgtattaatattgaaaatattttaattaagttttagtgagtattataatatatattgcaGATCTtgattaagttttaaaagtgaAGATATTGCAagaatacaaataaaaagaaatttttattttactaatagtacttttaaaagtttttttaaaaaataattataaattttaaaattaaggttatttaattgaattttatttgagaTTAACTATACATGTTAAAAgatagattaaattaatttatatttttatatattaaaataaaatatcaaagtaACTGTTTATAAACTTTGGTGAATAGTTGTGTAACTAATAAGAAGAAtgagttataattataaaatttacagaTTTAGTGCCTCTTTCACCtcattaatttctaaatttgtttcttttctttttttatcatgtctctctcttcattttttcgtataatcattttttttctgtcctttattttattttttttcatttctctttaatttgtttacaGCCACATCCTCATAGGATAACCATTAATCTTCTAGACACGCCCACCTAAAACCTGGACCATTCACGATTACCGATCGATCATCCTGGTTATGCTTCTCCAATTAGCAATTTCAATAGTTAAGAGAAATGCTACCAATTCAATCTGAAGCTAGCTGTGTTCTCCAATTGGATCGTtggaattatatatattttctttggcTACTACCTACGGCTAGTGTTTCAGCATTTTGATTTCTCTTTAACTGCCATTAATTTGATTCAATTGCATGCACGGTACGTAAGTGGTGCAAGTGTACTGCATTGATTAGTAACATGTAAAATTAACCTATAAATATGGCTAATCAGAACACCCCAGTACTTCACAACCAGATCAAGAAGAAAACATAATCTTCTTTACAATGTCAATGACTtacttgaaaaagttttcatttCTCATTTTCGTTTTGCTTTTCATCCTGCATGTCCACTTGTCCACTGCACAAGTAAATCTTAACGCTGGTGTTGGCACTAGCAATGACAATGGGGTCGTGGTTGTTGAACTTGGTGATGACACAGACACGTCTCAAGAAGCTGTCGTTAGTGTTGAGGTCAACGTCGACAATGACAATGGCACATCTAATGAAGCTGGTGTTGAAGCTGATGTCACAATTACTGTTAACGTTGAGCCTGACACTGAGGTACCTGATGAAGCTCCTGTCGAAGTTACTATTAACGTTGATGCTGACTCTGACACTGATGCTGACCCTGACACTGATGTACCTGATGAAGCTCCTGTCGAAGTTACTATTAACGTTGATGTTGATCCTGACACTGATGTACCTGATGAAGCTTCTATCGAAGTTACTATTAATGTTGCCGGTAATGACACAGACACTAATTTGGGAGCAGTATCCATCAATGGCTCCGAACCTGAGACAGCGGTTAACATTCATGGAGGTGGTTCATTGCCATAATAATCATGTGAGTGAATTTTTAAGTAGGTATCTTATATTTAatcttctaatttaattttaagaattgaGATTTATcgctcttatttttattaaaagaaattatttttatttttgtaatttaatgattttaattagtAACTTATTTTTAACCTTCAGATTGTGTTGGATACACATCAAGATATGAATACAGGACAAGAAGAAGAACGAACACCTGAAAAAGACATGAAAAAGACACAagacattactttttttttttttatcatgtacaCCATATGTTGGATGAATAATATGtagaagtaaaataatataaaatttattaaagtataattttaatataatttatatcaaatttaatgtgtttatcAAAAGTGGAACCAAAATATTTGTCATGtagaataacataatttttaatgaacCAAATATATCATtacaccaaaataaataatatattgtaccaaaaaaaagaaaagattaaaagaaatagaatggatcgagaattattttttttctcaaccaaaataaaagaaataactgtaaaaaaagattttaaaaaaagtaaaatagtgagaatggagaattttgtttttttcaactaaaagaaatatatattaaatagggACAGGGGATACCTAATCCATTTACATCATAAGCATCATACCAACACTCTGATCTAAAGTCTAAACTGAAATGCTAAACAATTATTGTGTTCATCAACCTGCAATTGCGTGGCAGCACATCTGGTATATAAttattgtgttgtttttttaattacatatttgcaataattaatataaaaaataaaaattatagatatttgtagaagcaagcttcatgatgatgaaccaaacaattttgatgatgtcaaaagcccaagtgattgattcaagattgattcaagacttcaagatcaagcatcaagaatccaattcaatattcaaaattcaagagaagaaatcaagaagcaacaagtcaagacttcatataggataagtattaaaagatttttttcaaaaaccaaatagcacagttttgttttacaaaagaattttctcaaattttctaagttagcagagtgattactctttggtaatcgattaccagctggcagtaatcgattaccaatgaccaGATTGGTTTTCACAATGTTCAAATGATTTgtaacgttccaaaatgattttcaaatagtgtaattgagtacactatattagtaatcgattacaagtgaatctgaatgttggaattcaaatccaattgtgaagagtcacaacttttcataaaatacattgtgtaattgattacaccattgtggtaatctattaccagtgaatagttttaaagaaaaagttaagagttataactcttaacatgattttctcaaaagtcataactcttccaatgatttttttttaccagatatgaaaagtctataaaagcaagaccttgacacGCATTTTACAATCATCCAAAACACatatatgatattcttccaaacattcctttttcacaatctttctctaaccattgcccattgttttttctttgccaaaaagctttctaaactttgtcttcaaaactttgtttttctgcaagtggaaattctgtagaaaataaaagtgtgttatcttttcttccttcgccctcttgccaaaagattcaaaggactaaccgcctgagaattcttttgattcttcctctttcctttaaacaaaagatttcaaaggactaactgcctgagatatcttttgtttccccttacaaagattcaagggactaaccgcctaagaattttttgttttaacacattggagggtacatcctttgtggtacaagtagagtgtacttctacttgggttgtaatactgagaacaagagagggtacatctcttgtggatcagttcaagtggagcatacatccacttggttgttcaaagagaacaagggatggtacatcccttgtggatctttgcttgtaaaggattttataaggttattggaaatcttaagaaccggtggttgcttggggactggatgtaggcacaggttgttgccaaaccagtataaatcttgtgtttgtcttcttattccctacactctttatctttccgttggacacttttttattttcgctttacttttgtctaagttattgtttctgttctttactttctcataacttagtagtaaagcctcaTTGAATCtaataatattaagaaggataaatttttaattagtcaagacacgttcataattaattcaactcccccttcttaattattccgatgCCACTTGATGCAACAAGATATTAAGGTAGTATTTGACCTAAATGGTCTGagcttttcttctccttttaagAAGATATGTCAGGCCAAACATTATAACAAAAtccgtaaaaaataaaaagattatttataatgaagaaaaatgaaaaaacaaatgagCTTAAGAAAAAAAGGTCTATTGTATAACTTTTATAGAGCATTTTGGTAgcttattattatattacttcTAGATGAACATTACCAAATACCAACGAAAATCTCACGTACAATTGCTATGTTTTTTTAgtactataatatatatatatatatatatatatatatatatatatatatatatatatatatatatatatatatatatatatatataacctaagtaatttttatattttaaaatatattatacttaCTTTTTGAAAATTACAATTGTTTCATCaaagaaaattctaaaaaaacacAATACTACAAAAAAGGCATATAACGATGGTTATTAAAGGTCTTCAACAACAGTTAAAAATCGTCTTTATATCCAACGTCGCTGAAAATCAAGACCTTTCACAACAATTGTCACAAAAACCGTCATAAAAAAGTTAACatttttaagacggttctttCCTAGGAATAATCTTAGAAgacatacattctaagacgattatatattctaagacgattcttagaaa
This region of Glycine max cultivar Williams 82 chromosome 7, Glycine_max_v4.0, whole genome shotgun sequence genomic DNA includes:
- the LOC100812054 gene encoding serine-aspartate repeat-containing protein I — protein: MSMTYLKKFSFLIFVLLFILHVHLSTAQVNLNAGVGTSNDNGVVVVELGDDTDTSQEAVVSVEVNVDNDNGTSNEAGVEADVTITVNVEPDTEVPDEAPVEVTINVDADSDTDADPDTDVPDEAPVEVTINVDVDPDTDVPDEASIEVTINVAGNDTDTNLGAVSINGSEPETAVNIHGGGSLP